Proteins encoded in a region of the Ancylobacter sp. SL191 genome:
- the hflC gene encoding protease modulator HflC, with translation MKNSLGIVLAVLVAVGAIILYSALFSVYQTQQALVLRFGEPVRVIEQPGLNAKIPLVDSVIFIDKRILDLENPSQEVIAADQKRLVVDAFARYRIVNPLRFYQSVGNVEGANSRLATILNSALRRVLGESTFTQVVRDERETLMARIRDQVNREAGNFGISVLDVRIRRADLPEANSQAVFQRMQTERQREASEIRAQGAEAGQTIRARADRDSTIIVAEANATADQLRGEGDAQRNDIFAQAYNQDRGFFEFYRSMQAYEASLKKGETRMLLSPTSEFFRFFNAPNPAGSPVPSTPPTVAPAAGAAPAAPAN, from the coding sequence ATGAAGAACAGCCTTGGTATCGTTCTCGCCGTTCTCGTCGCGGTCGGCGCCATCATCCTCTACTCGGCCCTGTTCAGCGTCTACCAGACGCAGCAGGCGCTCGTGCTGCGCTTCGGCGAGCCCGTGCGCGTGATCGAACAGCCCGGCCTCAACGCCAAGATCCCGCTGGTCGACAGCGTGATCTTCATCGACAAGCGCATCCTCGATCTCGAAAATCCCTCGCAGGAAGTCATCGCGGCCGACCAGAAGCGTCTGGTCGTGGATGCCTTCGCGCGCTACCGCATCGTCAACCCGCTGCGCTTCTACCAGTCGGTCGGCAATGTCGAGGGCGCCAATTCCCGCCTCGCCACCATCCTGAACTCGGCGCTGCGCCGCGTTCTGGGTGAATCCACCTTCACCCAGGTGGTACGTGACGAGCGCGAGACCCTGATGGCGCGCATCCGCGATCAGGTGAACCGCGAGGCCGGCAATTTCGGCATCAGCGTGCTCGATGTCCGCATCCGTCGCGCCGATCTGCCGGAAGCCAACAGCCAGGCGGTGTTCCAGCGGATGCAGACCGAGCGTCAGCGCGAGGCCTCCGAAATCCGCGCCCAGGGTGCGGAAGCCGGCCAGACCATCCGCGCCCGCGCCGATCGCGACTCCACCATCATCGTAGCCGAGGCCAATGCGACGGCCGACCAGCTGCGCGGTGAAGGCGACGCCCAGCGCAACGACATCTTTGCGCAGGCCTATAACCAGGACCGCGGCTTCTTCGAGTTCTACCGCTCGATGCAGGCCTATGAGGCGTCGCTGAAGAAGGGTGAGACGCGGATGCTGCTCTCGCCGACCTCGGAGTTCTTCCGCTTCTTCAACGCGCCGAACCCGGCGGGTAGCCCGGTGCCGAGCACGCCGCCGACGGTGGCTCCGGCTGCGGGCGCCGCCCCGGCAGCGCCCGCCAACTGA
- the hflK gene encoding FtsH protease activity modulator HflK, whose translation MSWKNQSGGPWGGGPRGPWGTGPQSSGPNSPDLEDLIRRGQEKLRTALPGGVGSGKGILAVVVIALVAWLLSGFYRVEPDEQGVVLRFGKFVGTTNPGLNYHLPYPIETVLTPQVTRVNRIDIGIRTGDDPRRGAAMRDVSEESLMLTGDENIVDVDFAVFWMVKPAASGSTEDIGAADFLFNVQNPEGTIKAVAESAMREVVGRTNIQPILTGARQNIETAVHDLMQKTLDSYRSGVLVTQVQLQKVDPPSQVIDAFRDVQAARADAERLQNEAQAYANRVVPEARGESARITQGAQGYKERAIIEARGQASRFLSVLTAYQKAPDVTRERLYLETMERVFDGMDKVIIDQSTAGSQGVVPYLPLGALDARRAPTTAGQGAAQ comes from the coding sequence ATGTCGTGGAAGAACCAGAGCGGTGGACCATGGGGTGGTGGTCCGCGTGGTCCCTGGGGTACCGGCCCACAATCGTCAGGGCCCAACTCTCCTGATCTCGAAGATCTGATCCGTCGGGGCCAGGAAAAGCTCCGCACCGCTCTCCCGGGGGGCGTCGGCAGCGGCAAAGGCATCCTTGCCGTTGTCGTGATCGCGCTGGTCGCGTGGCTGCTCTCCGGCTTCTACCGTGTCGAGCCCGACGAACAGGGCGTCGTCCTGCGTTTCGGCAAGTTCGTCGGCACGACCAATCCCGGCCTGAACTACCATCTGCCCTACCCGATCGAGACCGTGCTGACCCCGCAGGTCACGCGCGTCAACCGCATCGACATCGGCATCCGCACCGGGGACGATCCCCGCCGCGGCGCCGCCATGCGCGATGTGTCGGAAGAGAGCCTGATGCTCACCGGCGACGAGAACATCGTCGACGTCGACTTCGCCGTTTTCTGGATGGTGAAGCCGGCCGCGAGCGGCTCCACCGAGGATATCGGCGCCGCCGACTTCCTGTTCAACGTCCAGAACCCGGAAGGCACCATCAAGGCCGTGGCGGAAAGCGCCATGCGCGAGGTGGTCGGCCGCACCAACATCCAGCCCATTCTCACCGGCGCCCGCCAGAACATCGAGACGGCGGTGCACGACCTGATGCAGAAGACGCTCGACAGCTACCGCTCCGGCGTCCTCGTCACGCAGGTCCAGTTGCAGAAGGTCGACCCGCCCTCGCAGGTCATCGACGCCTTCCGCGATGTGCAGGCCGCCCGCGCCGACGCCGAGCGTCTGCAGAACGAGGCGCAGGCCTATGCCAACCGCGTCGTCCCGGAAGCGCGCGGTGAATCCGCCCGCATCACTCAGGGTGCGCAGGGCTACAAGGAGCGCGCGATCATCGAGGCGCGCGGTCAGGCGTCCCGCTTCCTGAGCGTGCTCACCGCCTATCAGAAGGCCCCCGACGTCACCCGCGAGCGCCTCTATCTCGAGACCATGGAGCGCGTGTTCGACGGCATGGACAAGGTCATCATCGACCAGTCCACCGCCGGCAGCCAGGGCGTGGTGCCCTACCTGCCGCTGGGCGCCCTCGACGCCCGTCGCGCCCCCACGACCGCCGGCCAGGGAGCGGCCCAATGA
- a CDS encoding Do family serine endopeptidase, which produces MTNGFDAAAGTPRRDRSGSRRARPLRRRLAALLLACIVGGTLGLAGHPAGAAAVKGPDSVADTAANVMDAVVNISTSQTVAPSRSVPTPELPPGSPFEEFFEEFFKRRQQQGDDNAPRRVSSLGSGFVIDASGFIVTNNHVIADADEIYANFADGSKLKAELVGRDTKIDLALLKVTPEEGKPLKAVKFGNSDVLRVGDWVMAIGNPFGLGGTLTVGVISARNRDINSGPYDNFLQTDAAINRGNSGGPLFNMDGDVIGINTAIISPSGGSIGIGFAVPSNTAIPIIAQLKEFGEARRGWIGVRIQQVTPEIAESLGLGRARGALVGAVTEDGPAAKGGIKAGDVIVSFDGKEVKDTRSLPIIVADTPVDKEVEVVVIRKGAEQKLKLAVGRLNEAETAAATPDAPDAKPEAPKVATQKLLGLELAELTPELRTRFKIKDELKGVVVMSVEAGSVAAERGIAPGNLIVEVNQEATATPKDIENRLATLKKDGRRSALLMITDPEGQVRFTALPVD; this is translated from the coding sequence ATGACCAACGGGTTTGATGCGGCGGCGGGCACGCCCCGGCGGGATCGCTCCGGCTCGCGGCGCGCGCGCCCCTTGCGTCGCCGGCTTGCCGCGCTGCTGCTCGCCTGTATCGTCGGCGGCACGCTCGGCCTCGCCGGGCACCCGGCCGGTGCGGCGGCCGTAAAAGGCCCCGATTCGGTCGCCGACACCGCTGCCAATGTGATGGACGCGGTGGTCAACATCTCGACCTCGCAGACGGTGGCGCCCTCGCGCAGCGTGCCGACACCGGAACTGCCGCCCGGCTCGCCCTTCGAGGAGTTCTTCGAGGAATTCTTCAAGCGCCGCCAGCAGCAGGGCGACGACAACGCCCCCCGCCGCGTTTCCTCGCTCGGTTCTGGCTTCGTGATCGACGCGAGCGGCTTCATCGTCACCAACAACCACGTCATCGCCGATGCGGATGAGATCTACGCCAATTTCGCCGATGGCTCGAAACTGAAAGCCGAGCTGGTCGGGCGCGACACCAAGATCGACCTCGCTTTGCTCAAGGTAACGCCGGAAGAAGGCAAGCCGCTCAAGGCGGTGAAGTTCGGCAATTCCGATGTGCTGCGCGTCGGCGACTGGGTGATGGCCATCGGCAACCCCTTCGGCCTTGGCGGCACGCTTACCGTCGGCGTGATCTCGGCCCGCAACCGCGACATTAATAGCGGGCCCTATGACAATTTCCTGCAGACGGATGCCGCCATCAATCGCGGCAATTCCGGCGGCCCGCTGTTCAACATGGACGGTGATGTCATCGGCATCAACACCGCCATCATCTCGCCCTCCGGCGGCTCCATCGGCATCGGCTTCGCCGTACCCTCCAACACCGCCATCCCGATCATCGCCCAGCTCAAGGAGTTCGGCGAGGCGCGGCGCGGCTGGATCGGCGTGCGCATCCAGCAGGTAACGCCGGAAATCGCCGAGAGCCTCGGCCTCGGCCGGGCGCGCGGCGCGCTGGTCGGCGCCGTCACCGAGGATGGGCCGGCCGCCAAGGGCGGCATCAAGGCGGGCGACGTGATCGTCTCCTTCGACGGCAAGGAGGTGAAGGACACCCGCTCCCTGCCGATCATCGTCGCCGATACGCCGGTCGACAAGGAAGTCGAGGTGGTGGTGATCCGCAAGGGCGCCGAGCAGAAGCTGAAGCTCGCGGTCGGACGCCTCAACGAGGCCGAGACCGCCGCCGCGACACCGGACGCCCCCGACGCCAAGCCGGAGGCGCCCAAGGTCGCGACGCAGAAGCTGCTCGGCCTCGAACTTGCCGAACTGACGCCCGAGCTGCGCACCCGCTTCAAGATCAAGGATGAGCTCAAGGGCGTGGTGGTCATGTCGGTCGAGGCCGGCTCGGTCGCCGCCGAGCGGGGCATCGCGCCGGGCAACCTCATCGTCGAGGTCAACCAGGAGGCGACCGCAACGCCCAAGGACATCGAGAACCGGCTGGCCACGCTGAAGAAGGACGGGCGCCGCTCGGCCCTGCTCATGATCACCGACCCCGAGGGTCAGGTGCGCTTCACCGCCCTGCCGGTGGACTGA
- a CDS encoding DUF2065 domain-containing protein: MSDLIVALALVLVIEGLMLAAAPGAVRRAMESIGQLPDPPLRLTGLIGAVIGVVVVWIIRG; the protein is encoded by the coding sequence ATGTCGGATCTCATCGTCGCCCTGGCGCTGGTTCTCGTGATCGAGGGCCTGATGCTGGCGGCGGCTCCCGGCGCCGTCCGCCGGGCCATGGAGTCGATCGGGCAACTGCCCGATCCGCCTCTGCGCCTCACCGGCCTCATCGGCGCCGTCATCGGCGTCGTCGTGGTCTGGATCATCCGCGGCTGA
- a CDS encoding ribbon-helix-helix domain-containing protein: MKSPVVKRSIVIAGHKTSVSLEDQFWDALKEIAASRRTTLSEIVASIDSGRNQGNLSSAIRLYVLAHYRNPPSGREQVEHASNGSHMRSTVA, translated from the coding sequence ATGAAAAGTCCCGTGGTCAAGCGATCCATTGTTATCGCAGGACACAAGACAAGCGTAAGTCTGGAAGATCAGTTCTGGGATGCGCTGAAGGAAATAGCGGCGAGCCGTCGCACGACGCTGTCGGAAATTGTGGCTTCGATCGATTCGGGCCGCAATCAGGGCAACCTGTCATCGGCGATCCGGCTCTACGTGCTGGCGCACTACCGCAACCCGCCATCGGGCCGGGAGCAGGTTGAGCACGCGAGCAATGGCTCGCATATGCGCTCTACCGTTGCGTAA
- a CDS encoding DUF4169 family protein: MFGDRILNFGIDGYQRRRHIMMRSGVPMSDIVNLHRHRKRIAREEAEQKAAARRLEFGRTKAQRTAEAALERSKETSLDGHRRVREGET; encoded by the coding sequence ATGTTTGGTGATCGGATTCTGAATTTCGGCATTGACGGCTATCAAAGACGACGCCACATCATGATGCGGAGCGGAGTACCAATGTCGGACATCGTGAATCTTCACCGCCATCGAAAGCGAATTGCGCGCGAAGAGGCGGAACAAAAGGCCGCCGCCCGACGTTTGGAGTTCGGCCGCACAAAGGCCCAGCGCACAGCGGAAGCGGCCTTAGAGCGAAGCAAAGAAACGTCGCTGGATGGGCACAGGCGAGTTCGAGAGGGCGAGACATGA